The Takifugu flavidus isolate HTHZ2018 chromosome 21, ASM371156v2, whole genome shotgun sequence genome has a window encoding:
- the pbxip1a gene encoding LOW QUALITY PROTEIN: pre-B-cell leukemia transcription factor-interacting protein 1 (The sequence of the model RefSeq protein was modified relative to this genomic sequence to represent the inferred CDS: inserted 2 bases in 1 codon), with protein sequence MSDHSNSTGSSGSSTNSWTLLSPEEVAVENVGPVDDGTESLGDVPSLSEEATGAAVEFKPSDLSIEAVLSEEGHQVCQETCPESSEGPIPSNLDLSVESQPPVIHDIVTTSPSDNEQLEATPSVTNISLGVPLDVPSSLLPPVEPEQPSVFPVSSVGPVVAEQPSDFHSSPAAAAEESPVNSAGSGVGITTETLAAVGAASSHADADVAVAPERTEASSPADDLPAPELVGSQETEEETPGEKEEMEQAEIPDEMEDEEEDEEGPFSGFDDGLRRRNIPSFEAANLRRSDEEDEEEEEEEEVEFKLAEKKKEEKSWFSLNKCIVGALVLLFLGSLFLSGLLSDLDAGDFDDSESSDAEQSEDWLVGDPQDMKMLLDKLTQENQQIAQLESQLQSQKEQLDLALKAVATSGDETGKADLEKENANLRKELLFLPELKTELESLRARVTELSQLIDDQQTPPIHLPEPCSTXTEEREGPGAETRDKNNEGRLKDELKRQKVLLDESRKRLEGMIEDGSDRKRVRDHLEEIQKELSKKVEKWSAKKQREPKGKGYKGKSHQQDNWRKDDKKKRKSEKDKQSREEEWKGKEDKKKEQRAQKENSHKEAWRKHQAEWERKKGERRKEREERRKEKPWHSRPGKNPPQEHHQHRRQQQHHHNDFWRDQEQKLRRNLRPLGCTSVEQCAAQEGLYPVELPEFEELLEGYLSKLEGSSPDSRDKIHRLTADFFQDGVFVHDKVLFSDFAADVADILEDAVDVLERGGKKKDDSLEEEMEEFEREALWKFAATA encoded by the exons atgTCCGACCACAGCAACAGCACGGGCAGCAGCGGCTCTTCCACCAACAGTTGGACCCTCCTTTCCCCGGAG GAGGTTGCTGTTGAGAATGTGGGGCCCGTGGACGACGGCACCGAGAGCCTGGGTGACGTCCCGAGTCTCTCTGAGGAGGCGACAG GGGCAGCTGTGGAGTTTAAGCCCAGCGATCTTTCCATAGAAGCGGTTTTGTCTGAAGAAGGCCACCAG GTGTGTCAAGAGACCTGCCCGGAATCCAGTGAAGGACCCATTCCTTCTAATCTGGACTTGAGCGTGGAGAGTCAGCCCCCGGTCATCCACGACATCGTGACAACTTCCCCGAGTGATAATGAGCAATTGGAAGCTACACCATCCGTGACCAACATTAGCTTGGGGGTTCCCCTCGATGTTCCATCTTCGTTACTCCCACCAGTGGAGCCCGAGCAGCCCAGCGTCTTTCCCGTCTCATCCGTGGGTCCCGTTGTTGCCGAGCAACCGTCTGACTTCCATTCGAGTCCCGCTGCAGCTGCGGAGGAGAGTCCTGTGAATTCCGCTGGGTCTGGGGTGGGCATCACCACCGAGACGCTCGCAGCCGTTGGCGCCGCGTCGTCACACGCCGACGCTGACGTCGCAGTTGCTCCGGAGAGAACGGAAGCATCCAGCCCCGCAGATGACCTCCCTGCTCCAGAGCTGGTGGGTTcacaggagacggaggaggaaacGCCCGGTGAAAAGGAAGAAATGGAGCAAGCCGAGATTCCGGATGAGatggaagatgaggaggaagacgaagaaG gACCATTCAGCGGATTTGACGATGGACTGAGAAGGAGGAACATCCCATCGTTTGAAGCAGCAAACCTAAGAAGGTCGgatgaggaagacgaggaggaggaggaggaggaggaagtggagttCAAACTGgctgagaagaagaaagaggaaaagtcGTGGTTCTCCTTGAACAAATGCATTGTGGgtgctctggtgctgctcttcttaggttccctcttcctctctg GGTTGCTCTCCGACCTGGATGCGG GTGATTTCGACGACTCGGAATCAAGCGACGCCGAACAAAGCGAG GACTGGCTCGTCGGCGATCCGCAGGACATGAAGATGCTCCTGGATAAACTCACGCAGGAAAACCAACAAATCGCTCAGCTGGAGTCTCAGCTGCAG TCCCAGAAAGAGCAGCTGGACTTGGCTCTGAAGGCGGTCGCAACGAGCGGAGATGAAACGGGCAAAGCCgatctggaaaaagaaaacgcaAACCTGAGGAAGGAGCTCCTGTTTCTGCCAGAGCTGAAGACGGAGCTGGAGAGTCTGAGAGCCCGAGTGACCGAACTCAGCCAGCTCATAG ATGATCAGCAAACGCCTCCAATCCATCTACCCGAGCCCTGTTCCAC aactgaggagagagaggggcctGGAGCTGAGACAAGGGATAAAAATAACGAAGGAAGACTGAAGGACGAACTGAAGAGGCAGAAGGTTCTTTTGGACGAGAGCAGGAAGAGACTGGAAGGCATGATCGAAGATGGCAGCGACAGGAAACGAGTGCGGGATCATTTGGAAGAAATCCAGAAAGAGCTTTCTAAGAAAGTGGAGAAGTGGTCCGCAAAGAAGCAGCGGGAGCCCAAAGGGAAGGGCTACAAGGGcaagagtcaccagcaggacaACTGGAGGAAGGACGACAAGAAAAAGCGGAAATCGGAGAAAGACAAGCAGAGTAGAGAAGAAGAATGGAAAGGAAAAgaggacaagaagaaggagCAAAGGGCTCAGAAGGAAAACTCCCATAAAGAGGCCTGGAGGAAACACCAAGCTgagtgggagaggaagaaaggagagcggagaaaagagagggaggagcggAGGAAGGAGAAGCCCTGGCACAGTCGGCCTGGAAAGAACCCCCCccaggagcaccaccagcacagacggcagcagcagcaccaccacaacGACTTCTGGAGGGACCAGGAACAGAAGCTCCGGCGCAACCTCCGCCCGCTGGGCTGCACCTCAGTGGAGCAGTGCGCCGCTCAGGAAGGGCTTTACCCCGTGGAGCTGCCGGAGTtcgaggagctcctggagggtTACCTGAGCAAGCTCGAGGGCTCCTCGCCCGACAGCAGGGACAAGATCCACAGGCTGACGGCAGACTTCTTCCAGGACGGCGTCTTCGTCCACGACAAAGTGCTGTTCAGCGACTTTGCGGCGGACGTGGCGGACATTCTGGAGGACGCGGTGGACGTTTTAGAGCGCGGTGGAAAGAAGAAAGACGactccctggaggaggagatggaggagtttGAGAGGGAAGCCCTGTGGAAGTTCGCTGCCACGGCTTAA
- the LOC130518808 gene encoding cyclin-dependent kinases regulatory subunit 1, producing the protein MAHKQIYYSDKYDDDKYEYRHVMLPKEIAKRVPKTHLMSETEWRNLGVQQSQGWVHYMIHQPEPHILLFRRPLTTPKP; encoded by the exons ATGGCTCACAAACAGATTTACTATTCCGATAAATACGACGATGACAAGTATGAGTACAG ACATGTCATGCTACCCAAAGAAATTGCTAAGCGTGTGCCTAAAACCCATTTAATGTCGGAAACGGAGTGGCGGAACCTCGGGGTCCAGCAAAGCCAGGGATGGGTGCACTATATGATCCACCAACCAG AGCCACACATCTTGCTTTTCCGGCGTCCTCTGACCACTCCGAAGCCATAA